CCCATCCTAACACGACTTTTCAACGCATGGACTCcagaaagaaagcaagaagGGTTTTCCTCTAATCAGTAACATCAGAACCACATCTTTTCGCAATTCAGCTTCTCATGTCCAAAGGCACATGATTGTTAAATTAGCTGCTCACAAAGCTCAGTACCTTAGTTTCAAAGGGTccaattttaaatgatttataaaaCTATTGCAAGCCTTGGCATCAATCAAGGTTGTCCAAGATTCACCAAGTTGTTGTCTGTTTCACTCATATGAACATTGAGATTTCTATATGCTTACTAGATCATATGGACCTAGCtcgttaaaaaaatagttatgtTTACCTGAGAAGTCCAGAAACTCACTTAAAAGTGATGACAAAGAGAGGTTTACAAACCAAAGATTCCTCTACATTTAGATTTCTGTAATTGCGGAGAAGTCAAGGGCTAAGACAACATTGAATCCTCCTGTCATCTATCATTGTTCAACTCTGTCCTAACAGTTTTGttttaataaattgcaaaacttttGTACTAGCTGCCTGATCCCCTAAAGAATCATCCATTATTAGACAGCATTGTAATTTTCTCAGCAGGGCTAGCTCATAAGGTATgactttcttcttccatttttatgAACCTCATAGTTCTAAAGTCAAACAGAACCTCGCAATGGATGTCATTGTTCTCTTCACTTCTCTTCTCTCAATCAATCAGCTATAAAGAAGATGCACATATCATGCATTGACATTGTAATGTCTCCATAACACTCAAATCATAATCCAAATGTCTCCATAACATCGATCCATAATCCAAACTCATCTCCAACAAAAATATACATTCACAGTGAAAAGttgagtgaggaggttgtaccgGCAAGACGAGGAGGCAAATGTGGTCTTTGTTCTAGACGTGCGACAGAACGAGGAAGGTGGTGATGACTGGAGAGGGAGGGacgctttcttctttttgataaatatttgcACTGCCAATATACACTGAAGAGAAGATAAATTAGTTAAACAATAAAGAAGGTAATATGGTTGAAAAAGGAACACTATTAATAGGTGATATTAAGTCTTTTCTCGTACCTCTACTATGCTGATCGTTCCGATTCATATCCCCTCCGGAATAAAGACCGGAACGTGCACATCTGTTAGGCAACTCTCTTCTAGATTGGGACAATTAATGATTCTCAGTTCCTTCAAGCATGTGAGGTTGCGTACCTCAGATGGTAAACGCTCTAATCTTGGACAATTAAATAATACAAGCTTTTTTTGAgcaaagagaaatttccaatCCATTCCGGCAAACTCCTCAGTTTCTTACATTCTGAAATCTCAAGAGATTTGTAGAGTCGTGACATGTCGAATCCACTCGGGCAATGCCACCCAATCAATGCATGAGATTTTAAGAACACGAAGTTTCGTAAGGAATTGCCATTCGATGCCTTGGTTGTCTTCTTGGCACAATAAGCGAGTCCTTCACATCTCCGAATGGGGAGCAAGGAAAGGTCCTCCATGGCACCGGAGAGACCCCATTGGTTCCAACCATGAAGTCTCATGGACTCAAGATTACTGGCCAATAGAAGTAGAGTCTCAAGTATCGATGACACCAGATCCCTATCAGAAAGATCTAGATGCTTTAGTTTAGAGAAACGGATGAATGTGGATCCCACTGCTGGTTCTGATAGGCAGTTTGAATTAGTCAACAATTGTTTTTCCAACATTTTCGTGCTATCTATCTTCAAGCATTCCACCTGGGGGAACGGTGGCTCGAAATTCAAGTCAGGACACCGCTTTATTTCCACGAATCGAAGTTTTGGGAAGGATGACTGTGGATTGTTTGACTGATCCTTTTGATATGCTTCCATtacttgccttttttttcccaCCATCCTATCAGGCCCTTGCAGTTGAAGAGGACTAAACTCTCAAGAGATGGGAAGAAGGGGCGTCTATTATTAGATTGCTCGAGGTCACTTGTCTGTTGAATAAACTTCAGGGCATGCAAGCCTGTGAGACTCAATGTCCTTAGGGAAGGGAGTTCACTTAGGGGTGGTAGGTGGCTTAGTGAGAAACACATTTGAATGGAGAGGTGCCTAAGATTGACCAATTTCCTCCCAAATCTCTCGGAAATATTTTAAGGTTCTCACATCTAAAGAGTTTAAGGAATTGCAAGTTCACTAAATCCGTGATTGAATCCGGCAAAATCTCAACAGATTGGTTTGTGAAAATATAAAGAAGCCTTAATTGCTTCAACTTTccaaaggaggaaggagggaggaatATCCATTTTACACAAGCCCAACGCTCGACAGTGTCTACACTTGGAGAAAAATTTGGGAGAGTTGAGTATAGAGGATTCACCTTTCAAATAGAGAAACGTTCGCAATTTGGATGTTTTGAGTAAGGACAACAATTTCTCTTCGTAGAAAATCTTTGAAATAAGCGATACATGTCGAATTCTTCCATCATTATCTCCTTTAAAATTAACAATCTTGCATTCAACTCCAGCAACTTTTTGGGCAAGATCGTGCATGAGATCATGCATCTTGAACAACAAGACTCGCCATTGTCGTCTTTTCTTACAGCATCAAGGAATGACCTACATATTAGTTCTGACAAGTAATTGTCGGCGACCTCTTCAAGGTTGTCCTCCCCATTGCATGACTCGATAAAGCCTTGTGCCACCCAAAGAGGCATCATCGTCTCCTTCTTGTAGATATGATCTTTTGGAAACAATGAGCAATATGCAAAACAATGTTTCAAGCATGATGGGAGATGATCGTAACTAAACTTGAGGACTTGCATAATTCCATTATCAACCGCATCAATTTCTGGTATTTCTGGAAGCTCCTTCACTCTATAACGGTTCCACTGATCTTCCTTTCTCGCCGTCTGTAAGGCTTCCTATAGTTCTAATGGCAAGGGGAACCCGGCGCATTTTCTAACTATATCTCTTCCCATCTCCTCCAATCTACGGTCTACCGATGCTTGCCTTTCTCCAAACGCCACTTCCCTAAATAGATCCCAAGACTTGTCTACGTAGTTAGGCCTTCTAGATCATAGATAGCTGAGTTTTCATTTGTGACCTTTGCAACCGTGTGACTGCGAGTGGTTACAAGTATCTTGCTTCCCATTTTCCACCCTTTAGCCAATCTCCAAGCGCCAACCATTTGAGCCGATCTTCATTCCATGTCATCCAAAACAAGCAAATATTTCTCCTTGCCTAGAGTCTCATGAAGAAGTCTCTGCAATTGGTCTAAGGGCTTATTCTCGTGATCTTGACAATTCGCTGATTTAAGAATTTCTTTGATAATCAAATTCACATCAAAGACATCAGATACACACACCCACATCTTAAGATCGAAATGTTTTTCCACCTCCCCGTCGTTGTACACTAGTCGTGCAAGTGCGGTTTTTCCAAGACCTCCTTTACCAACGATGGAAACAAATGACACCGTATCGCTACAGAAGGAATTAAACAAAAGttgtttgatcttttctttgtcctttttcCTACCAATTATTTGTTCGTCAGGTGTGGAAATTTCAAGTTTCTTTCCTCTCACAATGGCCATTGTTTCCTCACTCAGATGCTGCTCTAAATGGAACTTCTTATCATTTGCAATCCGATTCAGTCTCTTCCTAAGTTTCTGAATCTCATTAGCCACTTTGAGGCGGTGTACAAGCTGATTCGATTTAGAGAAGAAAACGCGTACCACTTTCGACATCTTGTTGCCGGGCATGACCTTCTGCCTCAGATCTTCGGTTGCGACATCGTCGAGCAATTCATATACGTCGTACAGCACGTCCCTGAGTCTCTCGAGCCAGAGCTTGACCTGGTGGTTGTGCCATTGCTGCTTCTCAGCATCCAAAAGTACAGCTCGGATGGTCTTGACAGTGTCCTTAAGACTGTCGAGCTCATCCCTTGCGCCTCGTACAAGTTGGATCTCTGAAAAGGTATTGGAACCAGCGAGTTTCAGTATCTCGGTGGCGAGGTTGAAAAGCACTGCTTCTGCCATTTTGGATAtggtctttctttcttcttcttcttgtatgTGTGCTCAATGTCACGGCTTGGAATTAACATTATCTCGTTGTAAGGAAGTGGGAGTGGAATTGACCGATAAGAATACAAGTGCGTGCCAGTGTTGGGTGGGGTGTGAAAGACGTGTGGGGTCCACGAAAAAGGGACTacagaaagaaagaggaaaaaccaaaagcctaaagggtaaaaaaaaaaagaaaaaaggttgcCCTCGTTTAGAGAAAATTTcctgttttttgttttattttcatttgaacATGAAAATAGTATTGAAAAAGCCTTTGGTCACGTGTTGAGGGCTGTTTCCAAACGAAAACCCAATTGCACTGAAATAATGAAAACTTGTAATAGCCTTCTTGTgtagaaatgaaattttttatccaaaaatgaaagaaataagagaatactgatatttaacattaaaaaatgttctcatttttttattattatttctctaAAAATTTGATATTGCACATCGCTTAgtctttcttatttatttatttttaaaatttttgtatagCACTTCTATAGATATCAATTCATGCAAATACCTTTTCGaagtaaattttaaattgttttataTACTTATATCAAGATATTTGAGGATCTTTAACTCCATAATTGCCTTTATACGGAAGAATACTTGTAAAATTTAGAGTTGCGAGACTTATCGAAATGATTAATTCTGGGGTCATCCATGTTTTGTGACAATAAAACCAAAGACATGATTTAGTGAATGATATCAGATGTGAACTCTAAATGTTTCGATGACCTGATTAGTAAAGTAAATATAGATAACTAACAAATTAAGTTTCTCTTTACGCATGGGGAATTGTTGCAACCTCCTTTTCTTTGGCGCTCAATATGTGCAGGTGCCGGTGAAGGCTAATAGTTTGATTAGGTTTATTAAGCTTAACCtaaactctcccaagcccactaattcacgacttaatggttttatttttgacctataagttaattttaaagGGAGTCGCTACTAATCAATTTGAGGTGGGTCAATTGGAAACCCAAAAATATTGAGAGAAATATTGGCCTGCGCAACTAgaaaaattaggatcggggacttgattacactagttaatcattaATGCCCTTttgtacctaatcttgtttacaccctaatttttttggatttttgagggatttttcaTGCATTCGTGGggaatattaaattttttaacataaaaatattttgatttttttatcctttttgaaaatataaattatttttggctttttcggatttttgggaaaacatagaatatttttggttttttttttctatttttagaaaaataaagtatttttatttttaattaaaacattatttttaattacaatattataataaagcaacccgggtcggatccccTCGGTTGAGATCGACCCAGTTCATCCACCTGTGGCCCAGACGGGCATGCAAGACGGGCTTGGCTCGGtatccttcttcctttcttttttgaaaaacaaaccCGGCCCAAATCAAATTAGCTCATTTTCCATTAGAGAAGGGTTTGGCCCAAGGATAAACCAGCCCACGCGTGCGGACCCAGCTCGGATGGAACCCTACCCGAACGACGACCCACATCCAACTCAATTTTGCAGCCGCAACCCGATTCCGACAAAACCCTACCCGAACGACGACCCATGCCCGACCCAATTCGACCTGGCGTCCCCTTTGCAAACCCAGCTTTCTCATGCTTTTGTTTCCGACGATCTGTGGCAGAGGCAGCCGAGCTTGTCTTGGTCTGAGCTCAGGCCTCGACCGACATCGCCTCAGCCTCCGCGCGGCCGGCCATCGTTGCCGATCACGTCACTCGTCGACACCGGTCACTAGAGATCCAATCGCGGTTCTTGTGCTCACTTGGGATTTCTATCGAACGCCTGGAGGACGCCGCTGAGAGGGGTAAGGTCGAGTCATTCGAGCTCGTTTGAGCTCGCGACCGCTTCTCTTTCTCGCTACTATCGAATTCGAAGCAAGGGACGAAGCAAGGTACGgacgaggaagagaaaaagaccaAAGAACAGATTTGGGGagaatttctctttttatgtATATTTAGTCTATTGTCAATGTACATCACTTGAATAATTATACTACAAGGTGCATACTCATAAGGCAAATGTAATATCATACATATCAATCTAAATCAATCTACTTTTTAGATTGATTCTATAAAATCAAAATCGGATCAATTAGTATCCGAATATCCGAAGATcttctgcatatcttccaacactccccctcaagctggtggcttgtaaatgtccaagacacctagcttgcttAATAGATATGCATGATGTCTTTGACACAAGGCTTTGTAAACACATCCGCAGGCTGTTCAGCAAGTTCCAATCCTTCTTGTCTCAATtgttccttcttgaatcttctcccgagtgaaatgacaatccacttctatgtgcttgGTTCTCTCATGCATTACAGGATTCATTGCAAGCTTCAGGGCCGATTTGTTGTCGCAGTATAACCTTGTTGGACCTTTCAATCGTACTCAAGGTCACCAGAGCAAACCTCGTATCCACACAACTTCACACGTGGTTTTGCCATGGCCCAATACTCGCCTCAGGCGACGATAGAGAAACCGTTGcttgcttcttggttttccatgaGATAAGAGAATCTCCAAGCTTAATACATAAGCCAATTATggatcttcgactcataggaCACATCGCATAGTCCGCATCGTAATATGCTGTCATTTCCACATTGGATTTTCTAGATAAAAGTATTTCGAGTCCTGGACATCCCTTCAAATACTTGACGACCTTCAAAGCggcattcatgtgagattcttttggtttgtgcatgaattgactcAGATTCTGCACCGCATATGATATATCAGGCCTGGTTATAGTTAGGTATATAAGCTTTCCAATGAGCTTTTGGTAACTCATCGGATCCTGTAGTATAGGATCATCCCAAGATGTTCCCCTAGCACGATTTGCTGTAGTTAGCCTGGCGTTCTATTCGATTGGAATGATAGCTGGCCTGCACCCTGATAAACCGGCCTCTGATATAATCTCCAATACAAACTTCCTTTGACTGAGAGAAATTCCTTTGTGAGATCGTGCGatctcaatcccaagaaaatattttggtgcaCCCAGATCCTTTATATGAAAAGTggtatgcaaatattttttaaggcTCTCTACTGCAGCTTCATCGTTTCCCATGATAAgaatgtcatctacataaatcaTCAGGTAGATAGATGACGTACCTTTGGTCCATGTAAACAAAGCATAATCATACTTTGATTGTTTGAAGTTTGCACTGGTGAGAGCATTGAcaaatttagcataccattaTCTGGAAGCctgttttagcccataaagGGATTTACGGAGACTGACATACTTTAtcctccccctgtctccgtaagccTTGAGGAatgtccatgtaaatttcttcatctagatCACCATGAAAAGAGGCATTACGAACGTCCATTTAGTGTAACGACCAATCATGGATTGTTGCAACGGATAAGAATGATCGAACAGTGACATCTTTGGCAATTTGGAGAAAAGTTTCGTTATAGTCGACACCTTCTCGTTGTGTATACCCTTTCTCCACCAATCGAGCTTTGTAtcgttcaatggatccatcagctatatattttattttgtagacCCACTTGCATCCTATGGATTTCCTATCCCTAGGAAGATTAATTATCTCCATGTTTGATTATCGGCCAAAGCCTGTAATTTTGCTGCCATCACCTTTTGCCACCGTGGGTCTTTGGATGCCTCATCATAACTAGACGGTTCTTTTTCATCAGATATACGACTAATGCAACATTTATGTTCCGACGAAAGTCTTTCAAAGGAAACATAAGAAGATGTCGAATAGTTAATACCTGGTCCATTAAGCGAGGCACATACATAATCTTTAGTCCACGTTGGTGGTCTCGTGGCTCTCTTCGAACGTCGTGGATGGTCCACTTTGGTGGTGGAGGAGATATTTCTGCAGCATTATTTTCTGCATGATTATCAGAATCATTCTCAATATTGGATGGAGCGGTGGGTATGCTTTCCAATGTCTCTGTCTGTGGTGACTGATCAAATGATGGTGGGATGACTTGCCCCGGTGATGCagcgagaaaatatttaggagatagATTGTCCTCAATTGGGGATTGATGTGAGCTGTTTGAGATATTCAAATCCCATGTGGTCTCCTGGAATGGAAAAATAGTTTCGTGAAATATGACATCCCTGCTCACGAAAAATTCCCCCGTCGATGGATCCAAAATGTAATACCCCTTATGTAGGTTAGGGTAACCCATAAAGATACCCCTCCTTGCACATGGACCCATTTTATCTCGAGGTCCCATAGTTGTAGCATAACATAAACAATCGAAAACTCGTAGATGATCTActgctggttttttttttttttttccataaagtaACTCAAAAAGGTGACTTACCAGCTAATATCCGAGTAGGCATACGATTGATGAGGTAGGCTGTAGTAAggacacaatctccccaatatGTTGCTGGTATGGATCCCTGAAACTTTAAGGCGCGTGCGACTTTTTAGCAAGTGACGATGCTTACGTTCCACtactccattctgttgtggagtataaacGCAGGAGCTTTCATGTAGAATGCCATGAACCAAGAAGATTGATTTGCATTCATGACTAAAAACTCCTTCCCATTGTCAGTCCGTTCGCTGGATTGATttcccaaactgatttttaGTCAAGATAATGAATGTCTTCAAATGAGATGGAACTTGTGCCTTTGATTGCATCAAGAATACCCATGTAGCTCAAGAGTGATCATCAACGATTGTGAGAAAATATCGTGAACCGTCACGATGTGCTGTGTGATATGGCCCCCAAACATCCACGTGAATTAAGGAAAGGACATCATTGGAACATTTTTGCATTGGAAGGAAAGCTGCACGAGACTGTTTTGCTAGAGGGCAAACATGACAGTTAGGGTATGGGAAGAAGGCACCATGTCCCATTCgtgaatgcaaaagaaaatctttatCATTGGCAATGGCGTTACACATGACATTTTATTGAAAGGAATTGAATCATGATGACTTGAAGTGCTAGTCCAGAAATATAAACCTTTAGAAAtattacccaagcccatcagtttcctagtcgaaagggcctgaaaaaaACGTGTCAGCATCAAAGAGTATTTGACAAGAGTTTTCTTTGTAGACTTTGGACACGGAAATGAGGTTGAACTGGAATTGTgggacataaaggacattttgcaGGACAATTTGGGGGCTTAATTGAACAGTCCCTTTGTCAATGTGACATGAGTaatatttccatttggaagttcCACGAAATAGGTGTCTCCAATTTCctattcatttttgaaaaaaactcATATCACAAATGATATGATCACTTGCTCCGAGTCAATTATCCATGccatttttgaaattgagtttatCGGGTAGTGGGATATACCCGAGAAGCTTCCCCTTTATTTCCAATGTCTACTTCTCGCAATGCCTGCATCAATTGTTGATATTGCCCATAAGTAATAGGTCGGTCACTACTTGTCCCAGTAGGTTCGGTCACCTGGTAAGCTGCAGagtattctttctttttttctttttctcctggttttccatgtaatttccagcaattatcTATGGTATGATGCGAACGTTTGCAGTGTTCACAGTACAATTTACCTTTCCCTTTTGAATTTTGGCTGAAATTTCTTATGGAAAAAATCTGGCTGTCGGATGCCTTGTTTGCCGAATTATCTCCACCGTCCGATCCAATGGATAGATAAGCTCTTTGTGGACTGTTAGATCTTCGGGGAAAATCAGAGTTGTCAGATCTCCTCGAGAGATTTGAGCCATTGGATCGCCTAATCAGATCCTGGCCGTAGCTTCCATCCCTTTTAAGGGTCCTTTAAGCCATTTTGAACCCTAGCCCCTCGCGATTCTCCCGAGCTAGGGTTTTTGCCCCCAATTCTATCCCGCGGCGTTCTCCGTGGAGGGTGAGGGCTACGGCGTTGCCTCCTCGTGTTTGCTCCGGAGTCGTGAGTCGCTAGCTCTCCTCTTGGACGGCCAACTGGAAGATCCGGCCGGGGGGCGGCACGGGATCCATCGCCAGAATCTACGATCTAAACGTTAGGTAAGTTTCattcaaaatcaagagaaatcGAGTGgatttctccctctccttcatcGATCCGTACTACCCGAGTGTTTCTGGGGGTCCCTCAAGCTTTTACTCTGCGGCCTCGAGCTTGTTCCAGAGCGATGAGAGTTTGTTGTACACCGCCGTGATTAACATGTTTCCTTGTTTGAGATCTGTGAGTTCCTGCGtgagacaattttttttttgttgctcaATCTAACTTTCCATACATCTCTTTGATGTTGTCCCACATGGTTTTTGAATCTTCCGTCGGTGGGAGGCCTGCCGCAACGTTTGGGGAGACATAGTTGCCTATCCAGGTGCAGATCAGGCGGTTGCACTTTCTCTAGTGCCTTGCCAGCCTTTCATCCGACATGATAGGTACGGTTCCGTCAAAGGAAACCGTCCATATCCTTTTGTTGCGAGAGCCCTTCGGAAGTCTTGTGACCACTTGCTGTAGTTTTCCAGCCCGGTTAGTTGCGATCGATAAGTCGCACTTCTAGACCATCGGCGGTAGACACATGCAAGGGGTCCCCTGGTTCTGGTTGGCCGATGATAGCCGCAATCAGATACGGAAAGAAACTGGGTGGAAAATTTGGGTTCaggtagggattcgtccctgTACCCAACCCATCGAATCTGGATCCATGCCCCGCATTGAAGAGACCCGGGTGAAGGTTTGTTCCCGATCCCGCTTCTTCAGACCTGCTTCTTGGTTCTGTTTCGGTGGCTGAGTTTGCCCCGCTTGCGGTTGGTAGACtcccatcgatctgaacactgCTCGGTAACTCATTACCCCCGGCAATGATGGATTCGGGCCTTGCTTGACGTACCATGGATAGGGTACCCATTGGTAAGGTTGGCCCGGAATGGGCTGCCCCACATTCGGCTGAGCCAAGAACATCTGCCATTGAATCTGCGTTTGTTGCTGTGTCGTGGTATCTGCAGGTATCATCTCGATGTTGTGGTCTTGTGTCTCCACCGTCGGTGTGACATCGCCTGTGGAATGAATTCCAGTGCTGATAGGAGGTAGGTTTTCTGGGTTCATGGTAAGTAAATCCTCTCcgcttcttctcccttctcaCAATAATCGATTCTCTCGTAACAAGACGTAGATCTGTCTTGTAGGTTCAAATGAAAGCAATCTGGTGCGGAAGTTGGAGCTTAGAGCCATAGCTCTAATACCGTGTCAGAAGTCGAAGCAAGGGACGAAGCAAGGTAcggatgaggaagagaaaaagaccaaagaatagatttggggagaatttctctttttttgtgtatatttagtCTATTGTCAATGTACATCACTTTAATAATTATACTACAAGGTGCATACTCATAGTAATATCATACAGATCAATCTAAATCAATCTAATTTTTAGATTGATTCTATAAAATCAAAATCGGATCAATTAGTATCTGAATCTCCGAAGATcttctgcatatcttccaacacttaCTCTTCGctcctcccctgaagtctctctaGGGAAGTTCTCCGAGTTCGCTTGCTGCCGTCGACGGAGATCGCACctgcctatttataggcgaggaggggTTCGGTCGACGGAGAGTCTCAGCCATTGACCCTTGGCTCGCCGATGGGACTCTCTTGaccgaaccggtgtcccatcccTGCTTCTCCACCGGAGCACACTCAGCATTGAAGGCGAGCATCAATGGCGCCGAGAAACGTCTCCTTCGGCCAACATTGGTCCCTGTGTTGGTTGcagaggatgaggaagaagacaagaaggaggaaggagacaAGAAGAAAAGCCCGGCCTAGGGGGAGGGAGATGAGGAAGGAAAGGGGGGGCGCAAAGGCCTAGCCCTGGGTTGttgcttcattttctctttttcttttttgtttttatttattgttgttgttattattattattattattattaagtaaaaaaatgtgaaagaaaaaaagaaaataaatattaatggataaaaatatttttattgggGTCAAGctgatccctaattttttatgcgaactaattctattttaatcaaaatttaggtgtcaataggaATTCGTGATATAGACATATTTTCACGTAATTTGTTATTATGTCTATAGGGAATTAAATAagctagatatggtttctatcCATTAGAAATTGATGGAGCAAACCGAATCCCTCGTATGCTTTTTAATGCAAGTTTTAGTTCTTAAATGAACGAAATAACAGTTTGAGAACTCAAATACATAAATGGCACACAGACTCTTATCGTTACTGTCTTGCTAACTATAAATTTCAAACTACAAAACCATGCACAAGATTAGGTTAACCACTCAAGGTGTGCAATTGATACAAAAATATTCCAAAAGTAAACTGAGTCAAAGTACTGTAGATTTGGCCATAGGCTACTTGTCATTTCGATCCTTGTATTCCAAAAAGGATAACATAAACCCCTTCatatggagaaaagaaaaatcaattacttATGCTATGTTAGGTGCTCACTCTTTCGAAGAAGCTTTTCTGTGTCTTTGAGAAGATGAGGCTTAAGGTTTCGATTTTTGTGCATATGGAACCGCTGTGGCATTACTCTCGTTTTTTCATGTAATGTTGATTGTGATTTCCTCCCTTAATTTAACTAatgtttcctaatttttttttgcagccATGTAACATTGATGTAGCACCATGTGACCGCTGTATCAGAAAACATGGAAATATGTAATGCTTCTATTTGAAGAAGCTTTTCTGTGTCTTTGAGAagccattttttaaaaaggcacaTACTTTGGGAAAAAGCAATGCTTGCCTTTTACCACCATAATCATTCATTGAGAAAAAGAGATGGTCATGAACATGTTTTGCATAATTTGATCACGAACCAACAAAGCTTCTTACACAAACAGCACATTGCGCTCTTGTAAATGGGACAATATATAAAACGATACATGAAATAGATGTTTGGAAATCATTTTGCTCCCtaaatgattccataagattcGGATTCACTTCCTACTTTACTCAAGTTTCATATGATACGATCACAAAAAGAAATCTTTCtattttcattgaaaagttAACCAACTATTTTAATTGAACTGTCAACAGATTGACTTCAGCTTCGCTATACCATGATCCCACAAAACCTACACATCGGCTAGTTTGAGTCATTTCCACACAGCTATTATTATACGTGAGTTCAGTGGAAATAGGAAAAACCTGTCAAGGAATGATTATTGTTATTACTTAATTGTAGTCTTGGACCGCCATCAGTGCCCGTTGTCTTCTTTAGAATCTTTTCTTGTCACTAAGTGGACCATAAAAGCAAATCTGCTGCTTTTCAGattagtttttaatattttcttcttcccttttgacTTTGATAAGATATGTGCAACCCCAAAGGTCTAGGGTTGCATTTTCCGAAGGAGAGCTGTATTGGGGAGCTACATCG
Above is a window of Eucalyptus grandis isolate ANBG69807.140 chromosome 9, ASM1654582v1, whole genome shotgun sequence DNA encoding:
- the LOC120288387 gene encoding disease resistance protein RGA2-like; translation: MAEAVLFNLATEILKLAGSNTFSEIQLVRGARDELDSLKDTVKTIRAVLLDAEKQQWHNHQVKLWLERLRDVLYDVYELLDDVATEDLRQKVMPGNKMSKVVRVFFSKSNQLVHRLKVANEIQKLRKRLNRIANDKKFHLEQHLSEETMAIVRGKKLEISTPDEQIIGRKKDKEKIKQLLFNSFCSDTVSFVSIVGKGGLGKTALARLVYNDGEVEKHFDLKMWVCVSDVFDVNLIIKEILKSANCQDHENKPLDQLQRLLHETLGKEKYLLVLDDME